The following proteins come from a genomic window of Meles meles chromosome 1, mMelMel3.1 paternal haplotype, whole genome shotgun sequence:
- the LOC123952204 gene encoding myelin P2 protein → MSNKFLGTWKLVSSEHFDDYMKALGVGLATRKLGNLAKPRVIISKKGDIITIRTESTFKNTEISFKLGQEFEETTADNRKTKSVVTLSRGSLNQVQKWDGKETTIKRKLVDGKMVVECKMKGVVCTRIYEKV, encoded by the exons ATGAGCAACAAATTCTTGGGCACCTGGAAACTTGTCTCCAGTGAGCACTTTGATGATTACATGAAAGCTCTGG GTGTGGGGTTAGCCACCAGAAAACTGGGAAATTTGGCCAAACCCCGTGTGATCATCAGCAAGAAAGGGGATATTATAACTATAAGGACTGAAAGTACGTTTAAGAATACAGAGATCTCCTTTAAGTTAGGTCAGGAATTTGAAGAAACCACAGCTGACAACAGGAAAACAAAG AGCGTCGTGACCTTGTCAAGAGGCTCGTTGAATCAAGTGCAGAAATGGGATGGCAAAGAGAcgacaataaaaagaaagctggtgGATGGGAAAATGGTAGTG gAATGTAAAATGAAGGGCGTGGTCTGCACCAGAATTTATGAGAAGGTCTGA